The following are encoded together in the Cervus elaphus chromosome 23, mCerEla1.1, whole genome shotgun sequence genome:
- the C23H20orf27 gene encoding UPF0687 protein C20orf27 homolog: protein MAAANKGNKSRVRSIRFATSHDAESSQSHVHFDEKLHDSVVMVTQESDSSFLVKVGFLKILHRYEITFTLPPVHRLSKDVRDAPVPSLHLKLLSVMPIPEGYSVKCEYSAHKEGVLKEEMLLACEGGTDTCVRVMVQARVMDRHHGTPMLLDGVKCVGAELEYDSEHSDWHGFD, encoded by the exons ATGGCTGCAGCCAACAAGG GCAACAAGTCCAGAGTCCGGAGTATCCGCTTCGCAACAAGCCATGATGCAGAAAGCTCCCAGAGTCATGTCCACTTTGATGAGAAGCTGCATGACTCTGTGGTCATGGTCACCCAGGAGAGCGACAGCAGCTTTCTGGTCAAG GTTGGATTCCTGAAGATCCTGCACAGGTATGAGATCACCTTCACCCTACCCCCAGTGCACAGGCTGAGCAAGGACGTCCGAGACGCACCTGTCCCCAGCCTGCACCTCAAGCTCCTCAGCGTCATGCCCATCCCAGAAG GTTACAGCGTCAAGTGTGAGTACTCAGCGCACAAGGAGGGCGTCCTCAAGGAGGAGATGCTGCTAGCCTGTGAAGGTGGCACCGATACCTGCGTGCGCGTGATGGTGCAGGCGCGCGTCATGG ACCGACACCACGGCACACCCATGCTGCTAGATGGTGTCAAGTGCGTGGGTGCTGAGCTAGAATACGACTCAGAGCACAGTGACTGGCACGGCTTCGACTGA